The Megalobrama amblycephala isolate DHTTF-2021 linkage group LG10, ASM1881202v1, whole genome shotgun sequence DNA segment aactgtgaaagttttcacagatcagaatagtgatgttagtgacccagggaagggtcagctgacccgtactgaactgtgaaagttttcacagatgagaatagtgatgctagtgacccagggaagggtcagctgcccaaaactcaactgtgaaagttttcacagatcagaatagcgatgttagtgaccctgggatgggtcagctgacccgtactgaactgtgaaagttttcacagatgagaatagtgatgtacattatCTGTACAAGgtcatttataatatatatatatatatatatatatatatatatatatatatatatatatatatatatatatatatatatatatatatatatatatatatatatatatattatacaaaaaacggggggcagagcaaagagaaacacgaccacgagataaaatgctattgtgaaagttttcacaaatcgagctcgacctaaaacaatgttattttattccagCAGTCTGCGTGTTCATTGGTAATAGACGTTAAACATGAAGAACGCCTTTATTTCACATTCCTTACTGGCGGACTTACCAAGGGGTTTACGGACaagagctttgctgtgaaaaaattcacagatcaagctggtgaagatgacaccagtttcattcctctaagtgtccaacatttggagatatagccattataaaattaagagtcgctacgaaaaaaaaaaaactgatttcgGCCCAAAGGACAGCGTCACCTTAATTCACAAATAATGGAGAAGGATATTCGGTATTATTTGCATGTCTATGACAGCGCACTGCGTATTTGTAGCCAaaagaaatctgaatatcaaaccGCAAACTATCTTTACTGCGGTCCTTGACCgccacactacattggacattcagtggacattcacaagtaaatatgccattataacaatacttgcctattttgatcgactgtgaaaaatgttctaagatgacaatcgttggttgtcaatatcatgtcgctgcttaaaattcgcaaacattaatttattgcacatttattggaaagtctgaatttatcagaagtccgaatgtgcgaatataaaaccaactttaccgaagtgaCTCAGCGTTCATacttttagcaagtaaaaggccttttagtataattCTTCAGGTTGTGGTACAcgtctttttgctgtgaaatctttactgattattattgtaaagtCAACATacatattaacattaacatatattgttagtaatactTCAACATGAACATTTACTGTACCGAAGCAACTTAGGTTTTTTTCTCCTTGAGTGCGTGAGCTACATATTCTCACCATATAATACAACTGTATACGGGACATAAAAGCCAATAAAACTTGACACAATTTTTGTTTAGatttgtattaaatattttgtctaaagttTCAGGGTTTACCTGTTTTCCATTAGAACATACATTCTCAAGACCATAAACAGTAAGTGAGAGTTTAAAGCGATATATTGTAGGCGTACCCCTGCTTTACTGCCCATGAAGAAGACTGTTCTCTGTGTAAGGAAGTGTGCGTCCTCTTCAGCATCCTCTTCATCAGTCCTGTTCTCCCTGCTGCGCACTTCTGCTGCAGCAACATCCCATAATGTGTCCGAACTACCAGACAAAATCATCCGAATAGTAGCATCTGCATGTTTAACTTACTAATAAGGCGGTAGCTCGATTCTACTAAGCTAGAAAACTGGAATGAgaaaaataatgtgtaaatAACCCAACCGGCAACTTACCTTATTTTAGGCATTATCACGAGTTATTTTAAacacaagtttttaaaattctCTACATCGAAGAAGCAAGTTTAGAATTCAGTATAGTCCTGTACTACTGACTCCTTGTTTTGTCGACTGAAGAACGGGCGCTTGATTACTGTTGCGAGGGGTAACGTCACGGTTTGATGATGACAACACCTAGTGCactatgggaaatgaagtttttttttttttttttttgcactgcttttcattttcattgacTTACATCTACATCTTACATCTAATTtctaatatctaatatttttatGCCGTCAATATGATATTGGTGTATGAAACATCCACAAACTTTAGTATCTTTTGCATAGAAATACTGATCAGAACAGGGACAGAACATGTGCATTTGATCAATAAAAGCAACCATTTATTTGACAAATTGAATAAATGTATGGCTTATATCAAAATAAGTAAACACTCAATGGCACTTCTGATTTAAACACTATACATTAAATGCCGCTTCTTTcgacatacattttaaaagattagGATATACaacatgctttatttttttattaaacaattattATGTATAACAGAGCATTTACTGTCAGATTACAAATCACAATATATTgggtgaattcagggtgattgggacactttttgccacgGAGATGAtttggaaaaagtgtcccaatcaatcTGAATTCACCCTACCACAAACAGTAATGGTGAACATTGTGGAGAAAATAGATCTCTAACTGTAGAAACATAGAAACAgcttttacatttgttttttttttttaatataatcaacatgtatgattttgagatatCCTTTATGTACAAAATGAAGATCATTTTATACACATTTGCTCACAGGCAAAATAATGCACACACAGAAGCTTAGCGTTTGATGAGGTGGTCTCGTATCTTGAAGCTGATGATGCCCAGTATCACGAGCGCAGGCAGGAAGGCGTAGAGCAGGAGGAAGTCTAGTGTGTAACGTGACAGAGCTCCAGGATAACCCTGTTCTATGATCATATTTCCATTGTCTACCAGACAAGCTCCTGGCATACCAGCTAAAGGGGCTGAGAGACAAACGGTTAGTCAGATGATTTCCAAATGCACACCTTATTCATTATGTGTTAAAGATCCCATAAAACCAAAAGTTAAGTTAATTCATGTCTATCCAAGTTAGTCCAGGTTATCTGTATGATTTAGACAAAAATTAgcaaatatacactaccgttcaaagatTTGGGTTCAGtactttttttactttaatggaaaattatttatccatgcacatcatttttaaacttcatgtgccctcataatctttaatctttaatcaaaaatgaacttttttctCGTTTTGAGAAGTGGTTTCACTTAGCTATACATTACAACAGGCATCAAAAGACCATTTCTGATTCATgagacattaaattgatcaaaagttacattaaaaacatttacaattttacaaaagttttctattttaaagtaatgttgttcttttgaactttctatcaaAGAACCCTGAGAAAAATGCATAATGgttaccacaaaaatattaagaactGTTTTAAaccttgataataataagaaatgtttcttgagcagcaaatgatttctgaaggatcatgtgaaactgaagactggagtaatgatactgaaaattcagctttgccaacacaggaataaatcacattttaaaatacattgaaaGATACATTGACAgctattttaaagtgtaataatatttcacaatattactgtttttactgtatttttaccaaataaatgcagccttggtgagcttaagagacttctttcggAAACATTAccaaatcttactgacctaaAACTTTTGAGCAATAGTCTAagcttttaaaatgtacaagGAACAATTAAAGGAACACGCCTTTTGATATGTCGCACATCAACTTCCTGTTTAAATAGGAAAATCATTAACACaggaaatgaaaaatgtgtttgtcaaGCCATTTCATAGGGTCCATTTTGAGAATGCATGAGACTGAAGAAGAAGATTTTTCTTACTGCAGGTGAAGTTTAGGCCATAGAACTCAGTGACGATAAGGAGCTCACAGCCGTACTTCTGGAAAGTTAGATAACTCAGCCACTGGAATAGTACAGGCATTTGTTTAAAACCCCtgaaagaataataaaaaaagatttttttcagAACAAACTGCACATTTGCATTATAATATCTAACTGGTTAGAGTAGATTTGAATCAGTTTTGAGCAattggcacacaaaaaaaaacaaaaaaaaacattggcaAGTGGGTATCAAAATCATTTTTTCACCTCAGAAATCCAGAGCCGACCATGATTCCAGCTATATTGAGTAGAGCGACCCCACTGTTGACCATATTGGGGTCTTGAACGACACCCAACAAGACCAGAGTTAAGAGTTCACCTACGATGTGAGGCACCATGACCACTGCTGAAAAACACAGGAAGCGCAGGGGATCCGGATTCATGCCAACAATCCTAAAAGACCAAACCACACACAAACAGCATGTCACGGTCCACAAACCAGACAATATTATTTGATCCCGAGGACATTCCCCTgggtttaaccctctggagtctgaggctgatttggggcctggagaagttttgacatgccctgacatttgtgcttttttcagttgttcataaacatattaatgacacaagtgtcattacactgtattcagcacaaactaggctaccataatatgtgaggaacatgtatttacatgtttttgtttttgaaggaataatgtttatgcgtggttattgaaaaaacaaaaaacttaagtcactgaaataaggccaaaaaaagtatattaaatctgtattgacaagacttctgggtattggaggttgtagactagagtttttgcttcagaattatgtaaaaattatgctgcctactccttcatataaaacaatatattgatttagtttttgtaagacactttttgtcaagaaacacagtatgcgtggaggcgcgaatcatcatgaataatgggtcatttacacctgagaagacaaaagaatcacataacaatgacctgaaatgacttgcatattaatgaggcctttcagtcaggtaggctgtgaaaaaactcTGTAaccatgtctcagctcaatttaaaataatggtattctattatattctttaaaatatcatgtatttctgtgatgcaaagtgtctgaacaattatgttacctctatggcatttcatataggcttttagcttaaaagcatgcacatttggagaaatattgatggattcttatatgtttatgtcaattttctatacagaggagtaaaatttattcaatatttatagtCATCACTATGactgctggatactgtgttttcaattcatacttgcagccggagggggCTATGTACACCTtcaggccacaaattcatataaagaagaaaagcaaccaggaactaacggcatgtcttctagagatcgctaaccatggctttacaaattcatataaagaagaaaaggaaccaggaactaacggcatttcttctagagatcgctaaccatggcttcaaaggtgccctagattatgtttttaaaagatgtaatataagtctaaggtgtcccctgaatgtgtctgtgaagtttcagatcaaaataccccatagatttttttttataatttttttaactgcctattttggggcatcattataaatgcgccgattttttgctgtggcccctttaaatcccgtggtccacgcccacagagctcgcgcttgccttgaacagtgcataaacaaagtttacacagctaatataaccctcagaatggatctttacaaagtgttcgtcatgcatgcggcatgtatgcgtctgattatgtgagtattgtatactgttatattgtttacttctgattttgaatgagtttgatagtgctccgtggctaacggctaatgctactctgttggagagatttataaagaatgaagttgtgtttatgcattatacagactgcaagtgtttaaaaatgaaaatagcgacggctctcttgtctctgtgaatacagtaataaccgatggtaactttaaccacatttaacagtacattagcaacgtgctaacgaaacatttagaaagacagtttacaaatatcactaaaaatatcatgttatcatggatcatgtcagttattattgctccatctgccatttttcgctattgttcttgcttgcttacctagtctgatgatttggttgtgcacagatccagacgttaatactggctgcccttgtctaatgccttttataatgttggaaacgtgggctggcatatgcaaatattgggggcttacaccccgactgttacgtaacagtcggtgttatgttgagattcgcctgttcttcggaggtcttttaaacaaatgagatttatataaaaaggaggaaacaatggagtttgagactcactgtatgtcatttccatgtactgaactcttgttatttaacaatgccaagataaattaaatttttcattcgagggcacctttaacatccagataaacacttttcaggacaataaatacacgattgagacaatgcatacaagtattgcctctgaatttgcgtctgaatagcgctggctctgtgggcgtggccgcattagcggataatgagctgaatcacagacttctgacatggctctcttttcatacagattacataaacacagaatgtttgttttcgatttgacttgcacgatttaaaacctgacatttcaacgtttctttagacataagtgtcatttttttgtcattagtattcataagttacagttcattttctgagaactatcagattggacttcgttcagagggagacgagagatcacgcatcatgttagttttctttattttacaaaaagcacaacattgtgtttttactctgagtgtacacaaataaaagaagatattctatagtttcaattgatatattacttgtgtctctatgacaagaaatgacagagtattttaagtctgttttgctgcaatgtgaaaaaaatcctgcaaaacgcgccggcgcgttaacGGACTCCAGAGAGTTAAACCCTAGTTACTCTGATGAACTCAAGGAGCtttatacaaacacacacccaTGCTTACCAATAAAGGAAAGAGGTGAAGATGAACACACTGATAAAACTGAAGGGCAAGATATGGATGATGTAAGCCAGAAACATCTGCCATTTCTGGTACAAACCATCTTTACTCTCCTGGTCAGCAATGGCCCTTAAAGCAGGAACTGTTTTcaatcaagaaaaaaaagtgatggATGACATTAGATTATTATCTACACTTATCTAcaactttctatttatttaaactgcatGAACGAAAAGTGAAAATACAGTAGcagacacgtcttgtgttagaTATATGCTATCTAAAGAGCTCTATGTTTAAGGTCAAGCAATAGTCATGCTGGAGTAATTTGTAAGGCAATATACCTCCTGTGTGTTTCTCTCTCTTATCTGGTGACCTACAGTGAGATGTGATCTCTTATCACTCATAAACTGATATATAAAGGACAGGTTTTACGTTTACATTTCGTAATTGGTCTAATTGCTGCATGATTGTTACCATCAATTCTCCCCTATAATCTGTGATTTGGAAATATATAAGAACTGTTTATGCACTCATTTGTTTGATACATCAGAAAAATATGTGCAGCAATTCTTGCTGCCTTGTTGAAACGCAATgccacaaatgtttttttctcatttctataatataattttctaattTTTCTATAATATCGCACATGCCTTCATTTTGGTATTATGTGTGAGGGGTAATTATTTCACTTGAAAAAGAAGTAAACTACTCTCAAGATAATGTGTCTTCTGGCTCCAGAGATATTTTGAGGACTGTGGATGAGATACTCACATAGAGCCACAGCATTCAGCATGCCAGTATATGGTGATGCACCCATGGCTTGGTATATTAGGCCGATTCTGTCCTGCACGGCACCTTTTGTTACATCCTTACCCAGCTTCAtgagaaaaaaagcaataaaGAGGCCGTAGATGAGATTCTGAGAGAGGCGCATGAGAATGCCCATCCTATCACGAGAGACATTGCGCACAGTCCGCCTGTGTGtgtaaaagagagagaaatgcaTGAAAAATTGGGGAAAAAGGGTGACCTAAATATGTGCTTCATGTGGTGACATCTAAATTAGCtgcttttatttaattgaaaaaaaaaaaatactcttTAATATTAAAGATAATATTACTTTATAATATTTACTTTTTCATTGCTCTTTAAGATATTGGCACACTTTCACTTTTTACAGGTCCCTTCATTAAAACTTTTCAAGATTTAACCAcctaaaaatagtcattcaatAGTCAGTTTTGTGGCTGCTGTTTTACCTCAGAAGGACATTCAGTTTGGACAGCCAGTTGGGGGACTTCTTGTTTTTGAAGGGGATCATGGGTTTGTCTGGTCTTTGGCAGCTTTGCTCAATCCTTTCCAGCATGCTTTTGTAGATCTCTGAGTTCTGGTAGGCTGATGTGATGTCGTGCATGCGGCTGTAGGTGGCGGCTTCCCTCTCGCTGCAGCGTGTATCCACAGAAGTCAGATCAACTGTCAATTACAAAGGATGTTTTAATAAAAGCAGAACACTTTACTGGTATATTACATTTTGAGCTgtaaagataaatgttttttttttcgataacactttagtttagggtccaattaagttaactagttgcttattagcatgcatattactaggatattggctgtttattagtatttataaaTAGCATATATTAATTCcatattctgcatgaccatattctacatctctacccaatacctaaaatTAACAACTACTTacttactattaataagcagtaattaagagtttattgaggcaaaagccatagttaatagttagttaatagtgtgAATTGGACTCTAATCTCAAGTGTGACCGTTTTTTCATACCAGTACATCTTAAAAACAGGATAATTCACTTAAATCCAAACTAAAggctaaagaaaaaaataagatcTTGTGTCATCTTCTAAAGTCCTACCATAAATATCAAAGGGGTTGCAGTACTCAGGACACTCATATCCGCAGCTGCTGAAGAAATCCACCATCTCTTCAGGCTGCCCACAGAACACCAGTTCCCCTCGGCTCATGATTGCTATTCGGTTAAAAATCTGTACATATTTATACATCTTTCAGTCATTTGAATTTGCATAATCTAAACTATCACAATACATGCCACAATCACTGTGTTGAATGTAAAATATACTAAATGAACACCGCTTTATTGTCATATGAACCATACAGCTTGATAACTGAGCTACTTGGTAATGATATACTGTCTGAGGCGTTCATATACTGAACAATTTATGTAACGGAACATGTTCAGTtaaaaggtgctctaagcgatgttaggccaaaacattttttgtcacatacagcaaacatctactcactatccgctagctgcctgtcccctgaacacactgtaaaaaaacgcggtctctgtagtcgccacaagctccaaaaatggcaacaaaaactacctggtgcagtctggaccacgaatcataataaacatgctccagccaataaccgtcaagaatgattttaaatgcgcgttcatgactgtttcaggaagcacggaggggagggggaggaggaggaggaggagggagggtctggctagcctctgttttgtttgataacacttcgaacgtcaacaggaagttactccacccaggatcacttagagcacctttaatagaatAATGagtaatttatttaaagcaacTTTTAATAGTATTTAGCAACATATggcattaattatttttatggttttatttttgctcTTGTAGCTTGTTACTGTTTAACTGTTTTATTTtcactcatttatttatttactttaaatgttaatattaatacCTGTGAAGCACTGTATTTTATGTATGAAAGGTgctaatacaaataaaatgtattattttattattgttatcattTTTTATGAGTTCATGCTGAGTTATCAACCAGTTCGGTCTGTTTTTTtcaaaggagacattttaaatgtcaacTCAAAGTTAGCTTTGTTGACTTTTAGGAGTAAACTAGCATATACAGTAGAAGCATCATGGCCCCAAAAAGGGCAATAAGTATTAGCCACTGCATCGCTGATCCTTCCAGTGTTAAAACAGTAAAAAGGCTACTCACTCTGAATAGTTCTGAACGGGGCTGGTGGATGGTGACTATGACTATTCGATCTCTT contains these protein-coding regions:
- the abcg5 gene encoding ATP-binding cassette sub-family G member 5; this translates as MRKSYSMQDIFQKNGLNESFKGMSEMGTASPNPDRTDPSCCLSVKNVSYTVSERVGPWWDLSSFRKKWTRQILNEVSFHVDSGQIMGILGNSGSGKTTLLDAIAGRIGKSGNLLGEIFVNGRTLKTEQYQDCFSYVLQSDNLLSYLTVEETLTYIAQLALRKHSAEAIHKKVTAVMAELSLGHVAHSVIGGRIFPGISGGEKRRVSIASQLLQDPKVILLDEPTTGLDSMTANQIVVLLAELARRDRIVIVTIHQPRSELFRIFNRIAIMSRGELVFCGQPEEMVDFFSSCGYECPEYCNPFDIYVDLTSVDTRCSEREAATYSRMHDITSAYQNSEIYKSMLERIEQSCQRPDKPMIPFKNKKSPNWLSKLNVLLRRTVRNVSRDRMGILMRLSQNLIYGLFIAFFLMKLGKDVTKGAVQDRIGLIYQAMGASPYTGMLNAVALFPALRAIADQESKDGLYQKWQMFLAYIIHILPFSFISVFIFTSFLYWIVGMNPDPLRFLCFSAVVMVPHIVGELLTLVLLGVVQDPNMVNSGVALLNIAGIMVGSGFLRGFKQMPVLFQWLSYLTFQKYGCELLIVTEFYGLNFTCTPLAGMPGACLVDNGNMIIEQGYPGALSRYTLDFLLLYAFLPALVILGIISFKIRDHLIKR